In Citrus sinensis cultivar Valencia sweet orange chromosome 3, DVS_A1.0, whole genome shotgun sequence, the sequence CCGCCCAGAACATGTTTTCTCAACACACTTATGTTGGGCTTAGGTTTCACCTAAAAAACCTGAACCCAACTTAAAGCTAGAGAAATacttaaaaccaaaaagttaaaatatatgtttttgtaTCTATTTAGCCCATTCATAACAACATTTAAATCTTTCTAATGcctaatatgataaaaataaaacgttataaactttaaaatatattaaaaggtgttttataaataaaatttaatttgtaaaacaaCTTGgtagtttataaaattttgtttttattagaTTAGTATTTAAAAGTTGGGTTAAAGGATTTAGAACTTCAAATATATGTTATTAGTGaggtaaataaatattaaaatgtgtattctaatttaaaaaaatatgtatttctATTGTAAAACAATTTTCTAGCTTTCGGGTTGGTATCAAGCTTTTAAGGTGAGGCCTGAGCATGTATTTAGCcgagtgtttgaaaaatatgtcCAAGCTAGTTTATTAGGGATAAAGtcaagttgaatttttttttttaccatccCGATTACTCGACTAATAATATAAGCTTGAGGGAACTTTCAAATCTAAAGCTTAACTTTTGAGCATGAGTAGATCCATAGgaaaattctaataaaataagcGAGAAAGAAGTTACTAGtctaacatatataaaactaTACtagctagaaaaaaaaaactcaaatacaaaaaaacaaggcaaattctaataaattatttaagaatGATCTGACTTAAATACTATATATTCTAATATATTTAGCCCTATGAATCCTAGTTAAGAATTGGAGATACCCTGTACGTTACATTCACTAACAAGCGGTCCAAAATATTAGCAAGATATTACTCATAATTATTTGCATCAAGACAATTGATATCTGTTTCATGGTTTGGTTGAAGACAATTGAAATGTGTTTAACTACACGGTTTTGTTCATTGTCTTAAAGCATGTTAGTTGGGATAAGATCCACGATTGTGAGGTACAGATATCTGAATAAGCTGATTGtcacaacttttttttaactgtaATGCTTAAGCctatcacttgaaagaatattaatttttcaacttaGTCACATGAATATGCCTATGAATATTGTCATGGTTGATTGaagtatttcattttttttcaaataaatttttttatccctgTCAAGGTAGCTTTTTTCCCCCAAGATATAAGTCCTCAGTCATAACCAAAGCTCTAAGAGATTAAACAGTCAAAATTCGCCACTTTATTTCGTTCAAAGGTACACAGGCTAGCTAGCAATGacatttttgtttatgttatAAGCGTCAAGGAGCTAGCCCGATCCATTatttagagtaatgatacaagGGCATTCAAGACGCACATGAGGCTGATCTCTCGTTACCAGGGACTAGAACAACAGCAAGCGCGCGCCCATTAGTGAGAGCCAAACGTCGAGCATGATCGTTAGAAACCCCAACATCATTGCATAAAGATACACAGGATTCGCAAACGGAAGGACAGTGAACAATCTTGTACATAGCTGGAAAGAGCAATGATACATTAATATACAATTTTGTAAagtcagttaaaaaaaaaaaatcaatacaagATAAGTGAGATGGTATTTGTCGTATTTTCTCATTATTTGTCTCTTCAAACTTTGTGTTCAGTTATCATTATTACTTAGGGTAAATGTTTATTTACTGCTTCTATTTTGAGttaaacattcatttaatctctatatttaaaaaaaaatctcaaaatacttttattattaaataggtCACAATTCCATCCtttctttttacaataatatccttacaacaatatttttaagatatcaataaaaaaaattataatatgtcaaattaacttatttcattaaaagaaaagaaaaaaatagaataagaATGTAACatattacattataaatttttgagatattttttaaaatataaaaattaaacagatacttaaataaagaaatataggTATTTTTATCCCTATTACTCACCTCGATCTCTTCCAATTCTCTCAAACTTAAAccagtttttcaaagtttgagCTCCAGGGTTTCCTTCAACACCACCAGTTGTTATAAACCATTTTCCTCTCGATGGATCATAGCTGTCGACTCTCCATACTGTTGGTTCGTTGCAGCGAGTCTCTGTGGAGAATCTCACGTTCAGATCCACATCTTCATTGATAATACTAGTTTTATCATGCATTGAGAATCTTAAACGGGTTCCTCTTTCTGAGTCGGAACTTAGTTGGACAACATCAAGTGGGCAGAGTTCGTTTCTGCCCCTGAAGAGGGTGAGGCCGCCACCGCCTGCTCCTCGAATTGCTGAGACCAAATAGTAGTCTCGGGATGCTTCGACCTTGTTGCCATGGACATCAACCAAAGGATCAGCGAGTCCCACAAGCGGTTTTGTGGAAAAGGTAAGGAGAAGGAAGGAGATTGCAGTTACAAAAGGAGTACTCATTTTGTTATCTTTCAGAGAGCTGATTGAGTGAGTTACTTGATCAGTTTGATATAGAGTTCGAATTTATAGAGCTCTAGAAAGCAAGGTTCCGTTTGGTACAActttttaattagagtttatttaaatagaggtttcaattaataaagtttttataaatagattttttatacaaaaaaactttagttgtttggttgttaataagaatttttgttaaaaatttatgaaattattttaatatataaatttttttaaattatgttttaaaaataataaaataaaattgttaaataagtagataatatttaaaatattttaatatctaaaaataattttttaacctctattcttaaaagtttaaaatttgagcttttactaatagagataaaatagcttatttaagcttcaaaatttctattaaaaaaatcaaacaataataaaaattataataagaacttataagattaaataacTACGtataaccattaaataaattgtaccAAATAAGCACTAAGCTCGTATGAGGATAAGATCAAATtgttgcattaaaaaaaatgtgcatGATTCaagtcatttttatttaaatttggtCCATTTTGTATGATTTGGTATCCAAAGTCATCATGGTGATTTGACATGTGTGGTTCACGTGGAGTCGCTCTtacttatttctatttttgatTTGATGATTTGTACACATTCAATCACATACTTAAACTTGGGaaattaatattctttcaCCTTATAGATGACAAAGGCCAAAAATATTACGACGGTtggaaatttatcatctttatactcaagtttataaaattaacttttttacaTTGCCGTTTTATTTGTTActgaatttatataaaaagacAGTTTTTCCCTTGTAATGAAATTTAGTGTTATGATGCAGGACATTTTTTTGTACTGTTAGATATGGCAAATGATATCGGATTTGATCATATAATATGTCTTTTTGTACCTCTCAACGTGTGGAATAGAATTAATTAGAAATGTTTGCCAAAGTCTTTCATTTATTGCATCATAAATctatttgaagttttttttttgtttaatattcaaACAAGTTTTTAGGCACAAACAAGGAAAAAATACACCTACACCTAAAGTTTGGGGAAATGATCATGTGAACCTGTAGTGAATTGGGTGCTttagaaaatgaagaacaacCCAATACACTGCCCAAGATCACAAATCTAACCAACAAGATGCTAAGACCCTAAATAAAAACCTTTGAGTGTTGACAGAGCCTTTAATGGAAATGGTTGTAATCAGAAGAAaccaagaaacaaaaatagaaactAATGAAACTCATAAACAAGAAGAagttttacgtggttcgattGTGCAGAAGAACACAATCTACATCCACGGGAGAAGCTCACAGAGCAagcttttattgatgattcaagTAATCTTTACAGAGTAATACAAGAGCTAACTTCTAGGAACAAGACTAAGCTTTCTCTCTATCTTAACTCTCTCTATCACGCTCTTAGATCGATGATGAAGCTGCCCCATTAACCAGCTTATATAACGGCTGATATCAATTCCAGAATGCACAGATTCTTGCCACCTGTACTAACAGCTTTCTTAACTAACTTGATTCTCCTCTTCACGTGCACTCCACATGTTCTACTTAAGCCTTTATTCAAAACGTTGACGTATAACTTGCTCAAGTTTTGGATTCACCATTTTAGTCCACAGAACcctcaataattcaataagGGACAACAAATTAAACCCTCTTTTGACTATAATACCATTTATAAGTCGTAgctaaaaaattgactttaagattttttaataaagacaaatataatttaaataatctaatttatctaataaactaataatattaaaatattttataatatataaaataacttttaaaatacaacttattatatttatttcaataatttatttgtgtttattacaaaaattttaaataaatctttagttaaatagattttacaattaatgaaatatatctcattaattaataatattaaaattattttaagtaatattgaaaatagtttaaatatttattttaatatttttctatttattataattttcaatgtAATATAAG encodes:
- the LOC102631364 gene encoding 21 kDa seed protein-like encodes the protein MSTPFVTAISFLLLTFSTKPLVGLADPLVDVHGNKVEASRDYYLVSAIRGAGGGGLTLFRGRNELCPLDVVQLSSDSERGTRLRFSMHDKTSIINEDVDLNVRFSTETRCNEPTVWRVDSYDPSRGKWFITTGGVEGNPGAQTLKNWFKFERIGRDRAMYKIVHCPSVCESCVSLCNDVGVSNDHARRLALTNGRALAVVLVPGNERSASCAS